atgttcaaacaatattgtatgtgcagaaatactggaatgaacacagtatttagcagcagttacatgaggtaataTAAAGTGTCTACAAAGACAGAAGCTACGATTAATTTATGTGATGCTGATAGTGTGTCTTTTTCAGTGTTTGCGTTTACATTATAGTAAACAGTGTTATTTgaaacactgacaaaaaaaatagtaagattttgctttttttattttattttttaattattattattttaaacttctGCTCGTATTCTAAACGCTTATTCTCACTCCAGGCCATTGGGGGACGACAACGCAATAATTAGCTGATTCggtaaaacaaaccaaaaccatAAACTCGTCTAGTAGAAGAAGAAAGGCGAAGACGCTTGGATAGAAACATGGGAGAAGCTGAATTAGTGTCAGCAGACGAAAAACAAGTGGATTCCGAATCCTGTGCTGCCGATGAGTCAGTGGTATGGAGTCAAGAGGTGGAAGTGTGTCTATTTCACGCCATGTTGGGGCACAAACCAGTCGGTAGGCTTCATTTCTGTTGTCATTGTGCAGTCTTTCCGCAGTAGGCCTTAAATCCTCGGTGTGGAGTGTAAACAATCTCCAGCTTTCCCGATACAGACTCCACTATAAGTGAATAAGTGAATCAGTTAGTTCGCTTTAGTTTAGTTCAGTCATGTTAAATAAGAATAACGAATGTAGCTCGTTTggtcattttataaaatatagttCTGATTCATTTAAATTCGGATTAAATGCCCTGCAAATTAACGCTTTCCGGTTAAAAtctgataaacaaacaaagaataTCCAGACACCACCAGCCCTCCTACACATCACAGTTAACACACCATCTGCCTTTAACCTCTGtcatattaatacatttttgttaaataatttaataaaaaatgatatttatatataataagcCCATAATGATGACAGTCTGAATCTGTCTGTGTtgcattgattgtttgtttgtttatttattgggaAAATCTCATGTTCTAGAATTAGAAAGGCAtcagtataaataatatacagatCATACCTCTTATACCAACGTCTCTTATTGCTTGATGCTATGTAACTTCTTAACTTTGTCACATTAATTTACTGTGTTGGAAATGAAATCCATAAATTACAGCAGTCTGGTCAATTGATGATGATTTATTGGTAGCAATCAAAGCAGATTATGCTCTAAAATataaagaggaggagaaaataTCAAGAGCTTTCTACAATAGAAGTTTTGTGATAAAACATAACTCTTAACAGGAAAAGTTCATTATTAAATGTTGGTCCAGACAGTAAAAACAATTCACAGCtctacacagtgtgtgtatatatatatatatatatatatatatatatatatatatatatatatatatatatatatatatatatatataatatatatatatacacacacacacacacacacacacacacacacacacacacacacagagtaaccaGTACCTTATTGATATTGGAGCAAAGcgcatctttatttttttctaaggTTTTTAAGATGGGTTATTTACAAAGAACCAACCCTAGTTGCATACATGTATGAAGATTTGTGAGCGTTTGTCATGGCCATTATGCAGTCTGGGGAAACAAACAGAGCTagctaaataaaatggtctTGCACATCCctgctttgatttttttttttattacaaactaCTACAGTGTCAAAATTGTAGCCTATACAAAGTGTTTTCCCCGGGATGCTTACATGCAATAATAacgggaaaaaatatatatactatttaaatctaaaaaaaaaaaactaataaaaaaataacataaaataatctAATTACTGTCATAATCTAATGATCATTAATATGGTACTGATATGGATAATATGGACTGATAATTTGCTGCTACCAGCACTGAACTGTAGTGACTATTAGACCCTAAGGCTTCTtgctgttttatgtatttatttatcttttattttaaatcacagGGGTCAATCGTCATTTCCACATGATTTGCATACGTGATAAATTTAGCCAAAACATTGGAAGGCAGGTTTCATCAAAGGTCATCTGGGATCACTTGGGAACAATGTATGACATGCAGGCGCTGGTAAGTCAACCTCTACTGAGAATCAAATAGAACTCTTAGTGGtggtgttatatatatatatatatatatatatatatatatatatatatatatatatatatatatatatatatatatatatatatatataacataacaagcttttattttctgtgctCTGCAGCACGAGTCTGAAATCCTCCCTTTTCCAAACTCTGAAAAGAGCTTTGTCTTGCCTGATGACATAATACAGGAGGTTAGAGAAGGTAAGTTAACTTCAACTTTTTACTTGATGATGTTTTACAGTATTCTGATTgcctttcttatttcttatcatGTACTGTCCTTTTCTGTAATTTTGTGTTTGTCGtttgcttctttatttatttatttatttattttaaaataggaTGGAGGTTAGTATGATGTAAGCTGAAATACTGGATTACTGCATCCCAGTGATCCATACATGAAAGTTGTAGCTTTTAGGACCTGATGTCTGAGCTGAGCTGTGTGTTAACAAAATGTTTGTTCTTTCTTCATCTTTCTACAGGGAAAGTCGGTTCAGAGGATGATATAAAGGAAGAGTTTAAAGAAGAGCGGGATCTTTCAGCCACTCATGAAGAAGGTAATCCCTGCAATCTAGATATAATAGATataatccatatatatatatatatataatatatctattCATAAATGCCAACTTTCCCACATAGTTACCTTTGGCCTGTCTTTGTCCTATCAGGCAGTAACTCTTCAGTAAAGATGGCCGAGCGCTCAAGCAGTggcagagagaaggagaaggagcgAGAGCGTGAAAGGGAGAAGGGGAACTCAGTTGAGTCAGGTTCTAAGGAGGCCGCCAGTGAGAAAAGGAAGCGAAATCGGGCCACAGAAAAAACACTGAGCACCGGAAACCCATCCAGCCCTGGTGGAGCCAAACGTCGCAGAACATAGTGAAGGACAGCAGGGGACATTTGGAGGATCTAACTCATATGGACTTGAGGGGCTTACATTAGAAGGCTTACATTAGGCCAACCATAGTCTCAGGCATGATTAAagtgatgtgttgtgatgcaCTGTTTCTGTATGAATAGATGGTTCTCTGTTTGAGCTTCTCCAGAAGCTTGGTGTATGAGGGAACACACCAGTGCACATGTATACACAGCTTCCTGAAGACTAACCAGGACTCCAATAGGAAGTGTAAGCAATGGTTTGAGAAGATCTTAAAAGCTTCCAGGTTGTGGATTATAGTACAGGCAAATGTACCTTACCCTGTTTTTTCCTGGAAAGTAAGTTTAGGTAGTAGTTTTAATCTCCTTTTGTTCAAGTGACCTCATGGAGTAATTTCTGTACCTGAACATGTTTGATAGCATTTTTTGAAAATGACTGTGACTGCTATGATAGTTAGGGATAGGGTGCTTAGTACTTACTTCTTAATACACCTTGCATAGTGATTACTATACAGTTCTTGTTTAAAATGCTTCTGTCATGACTTGCTTTGGAGTTTCAGGTTACATGACGTGTGTAACCTAAGCAAGATGGACTCAAGTTCCCGCATATCCaataggtgttttttttttttaattattattattattattattattattattttttttacaaccatcttttattaaatttccattttaacaaacaaaaaaaagatgtgagCAAGCCTTAACTCAGGCTTAATGTtggtttgttgtttcttttataaaagaataaatatcagCTTGTGCTGGTTAATGCTTAGAATATGTTGTATTCTCCTTTATTCACATGAGCATcagaaaatataaagaatacaAAATAGGTTAGAATTTTATCAGACAATCAAAGGTGACAGATGCTGGTCTCAACAGTGTATACCAGGCCCACTCACTTAGGAAAAAAGTGATTCatcaaattttaaaacaaaagagaTTTGGGTCAACATGCTGAGTCActgaggtttgtgtgtggtgtttttctcTCATCTCTACTTTCTTACTTTGTCCTGCTGCCTTTGCAGTTCTCCatcatcagtctctctctctcgtgctctctctctctctctctctctctctctctctctctctctctctctctctctctctctctctctctctctctctctctctctctctctctctctctctctctctctctctctcatgctctcccCTTCCCTCTTCCCTTAAAGTGCTGCATTGCGTTCCCTAGTCAGAGACATTCTTGGTTATACAGAAGAAGTACACACTGCTGCCTGGGTTCAGCTGCAGGTAAGTGACCAAAAGAAGCTGCCCAAGAATGTTTACATAGGTTTTTGA
This DNA window, taken from Tachysurus fulvidraco isolate hzauxx_2018 chromosome 23, HZAU_PFXX_2.0, whole genome shotgun sequence, encodes the following:
- the LOC113641706 gene encoding MRG/MORF4L-binding protein is translated as MGEAELVSADEKQVDSESCAADESVVWSQEVEVCLFHAMLGHKPVGVNRHFHMICIRDKFSQNIGRQVSSKVIWDHLGTMYDMQALHESEILPFPNSEKSFVLPDDIIQEVREGKVGSEDDIKEEFKEERDLSATHEEGSNSSVKMAERSSSGREKEKEREREREKGNSVESGSKEAASEKRKRNRATEKTLSTGNPSSPGGAKRRRT